In Bubalus bubalis isolate 160015118507 breed Murrah chromosome 3, NDDB_SH_1, whole genome shotgun sequence, a genomic segment contains:
- the OMG gene encoding oligodendrocyte-myelin glycoprotein: MALMEYQILKMSPSLFILLFLTPGILCICPLQCICTERHRHVDCSGRNLTTLPSGLQENIIHLNLSYNHFTDLHNQLTQYTNLRTLDISNNRLESLPAQLPRSLWNMSAANNNIKLLEKSDTAYQWNLKYLDVSKNMLEKVVLIKNTLRSLEVLNLSSNKLWTVPTNMPSKLHTVDLSNNSLTQILPGTLINLTNLTHLYLHNNKFTFIPGQAFDQLFQLQEITLYNNRWSCDHYQNITYLLKWMMETKAHVIGTPCSSQISSLKEHNIYPTPSGFTSSLFTLSGMQTVDTINSLSTVTQSKVTKIPKQYRTKETTFGATLSKDTTLTSTDKAFMPYPEDTSTETINSREAAAATLTIHLQDGMVTNTSLTSSTKSSPTPMTLSITSGMPNDFSEMPQQSTTLNLRREETTTDGKTRLPSVASAWKVNASFLLMLNAVVMLAV, translated from the exons ATG GCTTTGATGGAATATCAGATATTGAAAATGTCTCCCAGCCTGTTCATCCTTCTGTTTCTCACACCTGGTATTTTATGCATTTGTCCTCTCCAATGTATATGCACCGAGAGGCACAGGCATGTGGACTGTTCAGGCAGAAACTTGACTACATTACCATCTGGACTGCAAGAGAATATTATCCATTTAAATTTGTCTTATAACCACTTTACTGATCTGCATAACCAGTTAACCCAGTACACCAATCTGAGGACCCTGGACATTTCAAATAACAGGCTTGAAAGCTTGCCTGCTCAGTTACCTCGGTCCCTCTGGAATATGTCTGCTGCTAACAACAACATTAAACTGCTTGAAAAATCTGATACTGCTTATCAGTGGAATCTTAAATACCTGGATGTTTCTAAGAATATGCTGGAAAAGGTTGTCCTCATTAAAAATACACTAAGAAGTCTCGAGGTTCTCAACCTCAGTAGTAACAAACTCTGGACAGTTCCAACCAACATGCCCTCCAAACTACATACCGTGGACCTGTCTAACAATTCCTTGACACAAATCCTTCCAGGAACATTAATAAACCTGACAAATCTCACACATCTTTACCTGCACAACAATAAGTTCACTTTCATTCCAGGTCAAGCTTTTGACCAACTCTTTCAGTTGCAAGAGATAACCCTTTACAATAACAGGTGGTCATGTGACCACTACCAAAACATTACTTATTTACTTAAGTGGATGATGGAAACAAAAGCCCATGTAATAGGGACTCCCTGTTCTAGCCAAATATCATCTTTGAAGGAACATAACATATACCCCACACCTTCTGGATTTACCTCAAGCTTGTTCACTCTAAGTGGGATGCAGACAGTGGACACCATTAACTCTCTGAGTACGGTAACTCAGTCCAAAGTGACCAAAATACCCAAACAATATCGAACAAAGGAAACAACGTTTGGTGCCACTCTAAGCAAAGATACCACCCTGACTAGCACTGACAAGGCTTTTATGCCCTATCCAGAAGATACATCCACAGAAACCATCAATTCTCGTGAAGCAGCTGCTGCAACTCTAACTATTCATCTCCAAGATGGAATGGTTACAAACACAAGCCTCACTAGCTCAACAAAATCATCCCCAACACCCATGACCCTAAGTATTACTAGTGGCATGCCAAATGATTTCTCTGAAATGCCTCAACAAAGCACAACCCTTAACTTACGGAGGGAAGAGACAACCACAGACGGAAAGACACGCTTACCTTCTGTGGCAAGTGCTTGGAAAGTAAATGCTTCGTTTCTCTTAATGCTCAATGCTGTGGTCATGCTGGCTGTCTGA